ACGTTTATACTGAAAGTGGGGGTGGTTTCATTTTACATTATTACGCTGCTGGTAGCCAAATTCCTAGCTGGCATTTTGGCATAACAGAGACTGACCCGTCTGATTACGGTTGTGACCCCCTATTTGCAACACAAGGTAGCCGTTTTGATTATGAATCAACTAATCAATTTGTCAGCAATGTCTTTTACAAAGTTTCAGACCAATACAGCCAGAACACACAAACTGAATCTGACACAGCAGAACTCTCAGATAGTCAAGAAGAAAGTGATGATACACTCACAACTTCTTCATCAGACAACCAAGCTGACGAAACAACAGAATCACAAACAGAAACTACGGTAACAAACTAAAACTTTTGAATACAATAAAACCTCCCAACTGATTCTAGTTGAAAGGTTGTTGAGTATCACAAAAACTATTGACTTTCCAAAATTTCTACCAGATAAGGAACAATTTTTTCTCCATCCAAATCATTCAAATCACTTATCCAACGATAGTCAGTATGTTCTTCGGGATTTAATGTAACAATTATTTCCTTATTCTTAGGAAGATGAGCATCATAAACTAATCTAGTGTATACAATACCATTATCTAAATTACTATCTTCATGAATAATATCATCTATTTTGATCTGAAGTCCTACTTCTTCAAGACACTCTCTGATAGCAGTAGCTTTCGGCAACTCCTCACTCTCAACACTACCACCAGGAATATCCCAGTAAAACGGATAAACATTATTTCTATCATTGCTTGTGGCAACGCGTTTTATCACTAAGTATTTTTCGTGATATTTTATTAAACTGTGCACAATTAGTTTATTTACCATTTTTTACCCTTTAATGTCATTCCACTAGATTTTCGGCTTCTTTTAATTTAACAGAAACGATACGAGAAATACCTGATTCTTGCATGGTTACTCCGTAAATGCTATCAGCAGCAGCCATTGTTCCCTTACGGTGAGTAACGACGATGAACTGACTTGATTTGTCAAAGCGATTGAGGTAGTCTCCAAAACGTTTCACATTAGCTTCGTCAAGCGCAGCTTCCACTTCGTCCAAAATGACGAATGGAATGGTTTTGACACGGATAATGGCAAATAGCAGAGCTAAAGCCGAGAGGGCTTTTTCCCCACCAGACATGAGGTTAAGTGATTGGATTTTCTTCCCTGGCGGTTGCACGGAAATCTCAACCCCAGCCGTTAATAAGTCTCCTTCTGTTAGTGATAAATCAGCTGAACCACCACCAAACATTTGAGTAAAGGTTTGCTTAAATGAATCACGAATAGCATTGAAAGTCACTTGGAAGCGTGTTTTCACTTCATCATCCATATCATTAATCGTATCAAGCAAAAGATTCTTAGAATGAATCAAGTCCTCTTTTTGGGCGTTAAGGAATGTCAAACGCTCGTTCACTTCATCGTATTGTGAAATGGCATCTAAGTTAATTGGACCCAATGCCTTGATACGACGACGCAATTCTTGTAAACGTTGACGTGCACTTTCCATATTTTCAATTGGTTGACTAGCTTCCTTGGCTTCGTCCAAAGTCAAGTGATAATCTTCTGTCAAATCATGTGAGAAGGTACGCAAGCGTTCAGAAACTTGATTGATTTGAGCTTCTAATTGCGCTTGCTGACGAATCAATTCTTCGTTTTTCTGATTTTCTTTTGCAACTTGTTCTTCAAGTTCTTCTAAATTAGCTTCGCAATCTTCCAATTCAAAACGGAGGCTAACTAAGCATTCTTCTTCACTGGCTTTTCTAGTAACAGCCTCATCATGCTGTTTTTGCAAGGTTGGCAGACTTTCAGTCTGATTATCGCTAGTATGGTAAGCTAACAGATCCTTGCATTTTGCAATTTCAGCTTTATTTTCAGCTAAACTAATTTCTAAGCGTGTTTTGTTAGCTGATTCAAATTTACGCTCACTCAACAACTCACGTTCAGCTAATTTTGCTTGTGACACTTGTTGACGCAAAGCTTCAACTTTTTGCGTAATGGTATTTTTGTTTTCTTTAATTTGCTCAATTTCAACTGTTAAAGCCTGTTTACGCGCAGCTATATCTGCTAATTCTGCTTCCAGTGTTATTTTTTGTGATTCCAAGTCATGTGAACCACCATCTGTTTCTGATTCTTGCAGGCGTTCACAAAGCTGGTTAATGTCGTTCAAGCGTTCAGCCAATTGTTGGTATTCAAGCTCTGCTTTTTGTTCAGCAAAACGCGCTTCCTCTCCTTGAGCTTTGAGACTAGCTAAAGTTTCTTTATTAGCTCTCAAGGCATCTTGAAGTTCTTGCACATGCTTTTCTTGTTTGATTTGCTGAGCTTGCAAGTCTTGTAATTCAGCCACAAGATTATCTAGTTCAGGTTTGATAAATGTGGTATTATTTTGACGATTTGTCCCACCTGAGAAAGAACCACCAGGGCGAATTTCTGTACCATCAAGTGTTACAATACGCACTTGATAACGAAGCGCACGCGCAGCTTTATTAGCATTGTCAACCGTGTCAAAAACCGCAGTTACCCCAAGAAGATTTTGGAAGATATTTTCCAAACGATTATCAAATGAAACTAAATCACTTGCAACACCAAGAAAACCTTGACTTGAAGCCAAAATCGAATGATTTTGTTGCGATAAGTGACGTGGTTTTATAGTAGTTAAAGGCAAGAATGTCGCACGTCCTTGACGATTTTTCTTTAGAAAGGCAATCGAACGTTTAGCCACTCCCTCATCTTCGACAATAACGTGCTGGCTTGACCCACCAAGTGCAATCTCAAGAGCAGTCTGATAATCTCGCTCAAATGTCAAATGCTCACTAACCGCACCAATAATACCACCTAGCTGACTTGAAGCCTGTAGAACCGACTTAACCCCAGCATAGAAATTGCTGTGATTTTTAAGAATAGATTCTAGACTAGCCTTGCGAGCCTCTTTTGATTTGATAACATCCAATTGGTCAAACATTTTAGTTTGCTCTAGTTGGTAATATTTTTCGGCTTGAACAGTTTGCACGTGTAACGTTTGATAGTCATCAAGCAAGACTTTGACTTTTTCACGAGCTGCTTCAAAGTTTTCTAAAGCTTCTTTTGCCGTTAATTTTACTTCTGCTAGCGTTTCTTGTGTCTGTGCTAATTCTTCTGATTTTGATTCTGACAATTGTTTTTGATTGTCAATATCAGCAATCGTTGCTGTCAGTTTATTTGATAAATCAGCTTCTTTTTGCATTAACCCAACAAACTCTTCACGAAGTTTTTCAATAACTTGGTCTGGGTCGGTTGAAAAACGGTCTAATTCAGCCTGCAATGCTTGAATATCAGCTGTTGTCTGAGCTAATTTGGCATCTAATTGTGAGAGTTGCTGCTCTTTTTGTGCCAATTCTTCTGTTAATCTCGCTTGATTTTCCTTCAAATCAGCCAATTGCGAGCTTGCAGCTTGTTTTTTTTCTTCTTTTTGACTTGATTCTAAGGCAATCAAATCCATTTGGCGCTCAAGATCAGAAATTGCTCTGGTAATATCAAGCAATCCTTCTTGTTTTCTTGATATTTCTTCAGACAATTGATGACGTTTTTCTTTCAAGTTTTGATTTTGTCTTTCAAATTGCTGGCGCTGTTCATAATAAGCTGTCAAATCAGCTTTAATAGCTGTTAAAGA
This sequence is a window from Streptococcus macedonicus ACA-DC 198. Protein-coding genes within it:
- a CDS encoding NUDIX family hydrolase, giving the protein MVNKLIVHSLIKYHEKYLVIKRVATSNDRNNVYPFYWDIPGGSVESEELPKATAIRECLEEVGLQIKIDDIIHEDSNLDNGIVYTRLVYDAHLPKNKEIIVTLNPEEHTDYRWISDLNDLDGEKIVPYLVEILESQ
- the smc gene encoding Chromosome partition protein Smc — protein: MYLKEIEMQGFKSFADKTTIEFDKGVTAVVGPNGSGKSNITESLRWALGESSAKNLRGGKMPDVIFAGTENRKPLNYAQVIVTLDNSDGFIKDAKETIRVERHIYRNGDSEYLIDGRKVRLRDIHDLFMDTGLGRDSFSVISQGRVEEIFNSKPEERRAIFEEAAGVLKYKTRKKETQTKLNQTQDNLDRLDDIIYELETQVKPLERQAQVAKEFLGLEDERKQLHLNILVEDIQADKERLAELNRSLTAIKADLTAYYEQRQQFERQNQNLKEKRHQLSEEISRKQEGLLDITRAISDLERQMDLIALESSQKEEKKQAASSQLADLKENQARLTEELAQKEQQLSQLDAKLAQTTADIQALQAELDRFSTDPDQVIEKLREEFVGLMQKEADLSNKLTATIADIDNQKQLSESKSEELAQTQETLAEVKLTAKEALENFEAAREKVKVLLDDYQTLHVQTVQAEKYYQLEQTKMFDQLDVIKSKEARKASLESILKNHSNFYAGVKSVLQASSQLGGIIGAVSEHLTFERDYQTALEIALGGSSQHVIVEDEGVAKRSIAFLKKNRQGRATFLPLTTIKPRHLSQQNHSILASSQGFLGVASDLVSFDNRLENIFQNLLGVTAVFDTVDNANKAARALRYQVRIVTLDGTEIRPGGSFSGGTNRQNNTTFIKPELDNLVAELQDLQAQQIKQEKHVQELQDALRANKETLASLKAQGEEARFAEQKAELEYQQLAERLNDINQLCERLQESETDGGSHDLESQKITLEAELADIAARKQALTVEIEQIKENKNTITQKVEALRQQVSQAKLAERELLSERKFESANKTRLEISLAENKAEIAKCKDLLAYHTSDNQTESLPTLQKQHDEAVTRKASEEECLVSLRFELEDCEANLEELEEQVAKENQKNEELIRQQAQLEAQINQVSERLRTFSHDLTEDYHLTLDEAKEASQPIENMESARQRLQELRRRIKALGPINLDAISQYDEVNERLTFLNAQKEDLIHSKNLLLDTINDMDDEVKTRFQVTFNAIRDSFKQTFTQMFGGGSADLSLTEGDLLTAGVEISVQPPGKKIQSLNLMSGGEKALSALALLFAIIRVKTIPFVILDEVEAALDEANVKRFGDYLNRFDKSSQFIVVTHRKGTMAAADSIYGVTMQESGISRIVSVKLKEAENLVE